A portion of the Poecilia reticulata strain Guanapo linkage group LG23, Guppy_female_1.0+MT, whole genome shotgun sequence genome contains these proteins:
- the LOC108165874 gene encoding golgin subfamily A member 6-like protein 2: protein MTDLKRDFEEKKEMFDMELNPKIQEKMAALQEEHSDQKALETRKNLDREKKEMEEGKTKECQKVQEQFEFVAAMEDLENERKRLKKKYDFLKKIKEKQNEKEQNINKMERDMEELVPNLDNDTEIILLQVKALTKEWERLKKRDIKLLTKEIKLTKSKMGGEMEKQEIQEEIATLYNVSQNLHKITVKLDERQEIIQKMQKKIKEEKEKLAREKESFQLECRLSVDEWRNLREKEKHARKKIEKLTTCKNVLTTEQKLLQKEKRGECSKTQNLDAIFKQQDLWEMEQATQLEKDKKESKAQIRELEQERRFVDFERKYQEEWKESSTVLQGIMEALQNLMVDLEKRKEAERERKIPKPAEKSSFQMKKKSKKDGFCSSSGKPKCETEGSFERKTGETRTNQEKETTMKGIWVQMCNLFLKRKRP, encoded by the coding sequence ATGACAGATCTGAAAAGAGATTttgaagagaagaaagaaatgtttgacaTGGAGCTAAATCCAAAGATTCAGGAGAAAATGGCGGCTCTTCAAGAGGAACATTCAGATCAGAAAGCCTTGGAAACGAGGAAAAATCTGGATcgagagaaaaaggaaatggaaGAAGGCAAGACAAAAGAATGCCAGAAAGTTCAAGAACAATTTGAATTTGTTGCAGCAATGGAAGATCTGgaaaatgagaggaaaagaCTTAAGAAGAAGTACGACTTTCTTAAGaagataaaggaaaaacaaaatgagaaagagcaaaatatcaacaaaatggAGCGCGACATGGAAGAACTGGTACCAAATTTAGATAACGACACAGAAATTATTCTTTTGCAAGTGAAAGCACTTACAAAGGAGTGGGAGCGCTTAAAGAAGAGGGACATAAAACTGTTGACCAAAGAAATCAAACTGACAAAGTCTAAGATGGGAGGGGAGATGGAGAAACAAGAAATACAAGAAGAGATAGCAACTTTATATAACGTATCCCAAAACCTGCATAAAATTACAGTGAAGCTGGACGAGCGGCAAGAGATAATacaaaaaatgcagaaaaagatcaaggaggaaaaagagaagctggcgagagaaaaagaaagtttccAACTGGAGTGTAGATTGTCAGTCGATGAGTGGAGAAATCTGCGGGAGAAGGAGAAGCACGCGAGGAAGAAGATAGAAAAACTCACAACGTGCAAAAATGTCCTAACGACGGAGCAAAAActtctgcagaaagagaaaaggggTGAATGCAGTAAAACCCAAAATCTAGATGCTATTTTTAAGCAACAGGATCTCTGGGAAATGGAACAAGCGACTCAActggagaaagacaaaaaagaatCGAAGGCACAGATTAGAGAGCTAGAGCAAGAGCGCAGGTTTGtagattttgaaagaaaatatcaagaGGAGTGGAAAGAAAGCTCTACAGTCCTCCAGGGAATCATGGAAGCACTGCAGAACTTGATGGTTGATCTGGAGAAGAGGAAAGAAGCCGAACGGGAGAGAAAAATCCCAAAGCCTGCAGAAAAAAGCTCATTccagatgaaaaagaaaagcaaaaaagacgGCTTCTGTTCTTCCTCTGGAAAGCCGAAGTGTGAAACAGAAGGTtcgtttgaaagaaaaacaggagagaCAAGAACAAATCAGGAAAAAGAGACGACGATGAAGGGCATTTGGGTACAGATGTGCAATTTGTTCCTAAAGAGAAAAAGGCCATGA